CTCGCAGGACGACGAGCCGCCTCTCGCGGACGTAGATGATCAGGAACATGATCAGGGAGAAAGCCAGCATGAAAACGGCGGTGCGCACGGCGACGAAGACCAGAGTGAACAACACCATCCCGACGGGTATCAGGTAGAGAGGTCTTGCCTTGTTCCTCCAGTAATGGGCGGCAGCAAGAAAAGCCGTGACGACCATGTAGAGGCTGAAGTCGCCCACCGTGGAGAACGTCGACATGACCCGGACCTTCTCGCCGAACGTCAGCAGGAAGTTCTTCGACTCCAGCTCGTACTTTTCCACGGCCGTCAACCCGAAGTAGTGCTGGTAGACCCCGTACGCGGTGGTGACGGTTCCCACGACGATTATCAGCAGGAACACCTTGTGGATGCCGCGCCGATCGAGCGTGAAGCCCATGAAGACCCACAGCATGGGGACGATGAAGTACATCGCGCCCGCGACGCCGACGAGGATGTTCCCCTGCAGCGGATTGAACATCTCCAGGAAGTAGACCCCCCCCAGCGACACCAGCAGCTTCATCAAGAGGCTGCTCTGGAAGTAGCGATAGCAGCGATTCCCCTGGAAGAGAAGGATCCCGGTGAACATCGCGATCGCCACGAGCGGGGGGAAGATGAGGATCGGATCGGTCTTGGAGAAATCATTGAAGTACAGCACCTGCCGGCGGAGGTAATACATGAACGGAAGGAACAGGAGGATGATGAAGATACCGCGCCGGGGAGACAGGCAGAGCAGTCCGAGCACGCCGAGAAGAATCAGCACGATCGTCCGGATCTCACCCTGGGTGAGGAGGTAGGCGACGGCGACGCCGAGGATAATCGTCGCGAGCCCCCAGAGGAGAACCGGCGTGCGGCGGTCGACCGGAGCGGTGTCCGGCCCCAGAATGAGGGGGATCTGGCCTCCGTGGTGCCGCTCGGACCCCGTGGGCGGGTTCACAGCGTGCGGCTCCCGGCCGCCGCGCCGCGGGCGCGTCCGCGATCGAAGGCGCTCATGCTAGAGGGTGACCTCCGTGCGCCGGCACCAGTCCACCAGCGCGAAGACGGCCCACGTGCGCGACCACGGAACTTGATGGGGCGCGGCCGACTGGGCCTCGAGCAATCGCGCGACCTCGGCGCGCTCGAGGCCGGCGCGGGCCACGAGGGGGGAGTCGAGCAAGGTCTCTCTCATCCGCGCGCGCACGGCTCCTGCGCGCAGCCAGTGCCTGTACGGGAGCACGAACCCCTGTTTCGCCCGAGGCTCCCACGCCCCCGCGAGGAACGGCGAGAGCACGTCGCGCTCGAACGGCTTGTCGGGAGGCCCAGCGCACCTCAGGCGCCCCGGGACGCGCATCGCCTCCTCCACGAACACATGGTCCGTGAACGGGGCGCGAACCTCCAGGGACACTCCCATGCTCATCGTGTCGGTGTCCCTCAGGCACCTTTCCCCGAGGAAGAGGCGCCACGTCAGAAGCGAAGTCGCCGTGACGGCGTCGCTCCCGCCAATCTCCTCCTTCAGGAATGCGACGAACTCGGGCGGCAGCCCGAGGAGTGACGGTGCGCTGTCCGCGCCGGTCGCCCGGGCCGCGGGCGCGATCAGGCGGCGCCGGCTCCACGAGGGGAATAGGATCTGGGCCGCCTGGTAGGCGGCGATCGCCCTCGTCTCCGGGGAGCCCGATCCGTTCGAAGCGGCCCCGAGCGTGTCGAGCGCGCTCCACGAGTAGGTGAGCTTCGACGCGGCGCCGTCTCCCGCCGTCAGAGCGCGGACCGCGCGCCTAATCCATCCGGCCGCCGGGCCCGCGGCGCCGACGAGGGCGCCGAGCGCCGGCACCCCCTTGAAGAAGGGGTAGCCGCCGAACAGCTCATCGGCGCCGATGCCCGAGATGGCAACCTTCAGTCCCGCCCGACGCGCGGCCCTCGAGACGAGATATGTGTTCACGCCGTCGAACGTCGGCTGGTCCATCGAGGCCAGCGCGTCCGGAAGCCACTCGAGGAACTCCGCCTCGCGAACGAGAGACTCCTCGTGCCGCGTCTTCCAGTGCGCCGCGACGCGCCGCGAGTAGGCCGACTCGTCGTGATCCTTCTCATCGAAGGTGATCGAAAAAGTCCGGAGATCCGCGCTCTCGGGGCCGAGGGCACCCAGGACGGCAGAGGAGTCCATTCCCCCCGAGAGGAAGACGCCGAGCGGCACGTCGCTGATCATCCGCAGCCGGACCGCCTCCCGGAACTCGTGGCGAAGCGCCTCGCCTCCGTCGCGTGGGCGCGCGCCCTCCGGCCCCAGGGCGCGCGGCGGCCGCCAATACGGAGCGTTCTCAACGATGCGCCCCTGAGCATCGACGCGCATGAAATGCCCCGGCAGCAGGCTTCGCACGCCGCGGAGCATCGTCAGGGGGGAGACGACGAACCCGTTCGCGAGGTAGACATCGAGGGAGTCGGGATCGAGCCGCCGCTCGACGAGGCCGCTGGCGAGCAGGGTCCGGATCTCGGACGCGAAGACGAAGAGGCCCGGACGGGGGGTCGCGTAGTAGAGCGGCTTCTTCCCGACACGATCGCGGGCGAGGAGCAGCTCGCGGCGCTGGTCGTCCCAGACGGCGAAGGCGAACATCCCTCGAAGGCGAGTGAGGCCCGCCGCACCGTGCGTGCGGTAGAGCTTGAGCGTGATCTCCGTGTCAGTCCTCGAGGCATAGCTCGCCGGCCCCTCGTCCAGATCCTTCCGCAGAGACTGGAAGTTGTAAACCTCCCCGTTGAAAGTGATCCAGTTGGCCGAGCCCGACTCCCTCATCGGCATGTGACCCGCGGCAGAGAGGTCGATGATCGCGAGCCTCGCGTTGCCGAGCCAGCATTCCGCAGTCCCCGCCGGTATCCTCTGAACCCCCGAGTCGTCGGGACCGCGGTGCCGCATGGAGGAGACCATCCTCGGGACCACGTCGGGATCGATCTCTCCGGCCGGCGCGACGAGCCCCGCTATGCCGCACATGTGGCCGCCTCCTCGAGAATCTCCCCCAACCGCTGCCGGAACACCTCGTGGGTAAAGCTCTCGCGCAGCCTGCGGTGCCCCGCCTCGCCCATGGCGCGCCGGCGCTCGGGGTCGGCGAGCAGATCGACGACCGCCGCGGCGATCTCTTCCGGACGGGTGCCGACGCAGCGCCCGTCGATGCCGTCGCGCACGACCTCTGGCGCCGCCCCCTCTCGGCTCGTGACGACAGGAAGGCGGTGGCGCCAGGCCTCCAGGAAGACGATGCCGAACCCCTCTCCCGTCGAAGGGAGCACGAAGACGTCGCTCGAGGCGTAGAGCGATTCCTTGAGATCTTCGTCCACCACCCCGTGAAAGCGCACGCAGGACGAGACGCCGGCCTCACGGGCAATTTCTTCGAGGCGGCCCCTCCACGGTCCGTCTCCCACGATGTCGCAGCGCGTCCCCGGGAATCGCGCGCGGACCGCCGGAAGGGCGAGAATCACTTTGTCGACGTTCTTGTGG
The sequence above is a segment of the Acidobacteriota bacterium genome. Coding sequences within it:
- the asnB gene encoding asparagine synthase (glutamine-hydrolyzing); the encoded protein is MCGIAGLVAPAGEIDPDVVPRMVSSMRHRGPDDSGVQRIPAGTAECWLGNARLAIIDLSAAGHMPMRESGSANWITFNGEVYNFQSLRKDLDEGPASYASRTDTEITLKLYRTHGAAGLTRLRGMFAFAVWDDQRRELLLARDRVGKKPLYYATPRPGLFVFASEIRTLLASGLVERRLDPDSLDVYLANGFVVSPLTMLRGVRSLLPGHFMRVDAQGRIVENAPYWRPPRALGPEGARPRDGGEALRHEFREAVRLRMISDVPLGVFLSGGMDSSAVLGALGPESADLRTFSITFDEKDHDESAYSRRVAAHWKTRHEESLVREAEFLEWLPDALASMDQPTFDGVNTYLVSRAARRAGLKVAISGIGADELFGGYPFFKGVPALGALVGAAGPAAGWIRRAVRALTAGDGAASKLTYSWSALDTLGAASNGSGSPETRAIAAYQAAQILFPSWSRRRLIAPAARATGADSAPSLLGLPPEFVAFLKEEIGGSDAVTATSLLTWRLFLGERCLRDTDTMSMGVSLEVRAPFTDHVFVEEAMRVPGRLRCAGPPDKPFERDVLSPFLAGAWEPRAKQGFVLPYRHWLRAGAVRARMRETLLDSPLVARAGLERAEVARLLEAQSAAPHQVPWSRTWAVFALVDWCRRTEVTL